From Carassius gibelio isolate Cgi1373 ecotype wild population from Czech Republic chromosome B23, carGib1.2-hapl.c, whole genome shotgun sequence, the proteins below share one genomic window:
- the LOC128011045 gene encoding uncharacterized protein LOC128011045: MPRPTKRSTIAKRLYAQRCASTEAAPLPLKITEAEFPPLPLKKRAEAARPPLKTYKAEVTPLPRKKMADCSGSCNPGPTQQVPPRPAKTNGKEAATLPLKISQAKVMPTPCKKKGRFCHRVETTPQQVPPLPVGTIGVEAKTLPLKTSRAEVMPHPRIKKGRFCHRVETNPQQVPPLPVGAIGVEANTLPLKTSRAEVMPHPRKKIGGFCHCVETTPQQVPPLPVNPIGVEAAPLPLKTSQAEVVSRPRPKVTDKERLCSMSEISNQTKPRYTLPISVHKPSIPVHKPSIPVHSPSISKRFPLNSNENKRKSSKQCFNRCDQSVKSSRQSAGRFVIPTKSMDNDLNTLNLSFEFPQKSVLTGSFDQADARFGDLRNRQCGAISLTAVLRSKLKNVLTWSTQDLDGVLVAGTHLYESLRKQGNIKDREVKGRNYIAVHELPRRHMLGNTTFSIEYSPSLTGFVNVNEYHAYDKAISGVAMPLDVALQQALLSADAFLLTVCANTSAVIKQGSWYAVVDSHAIKTETSCVTYHRSVESLYNYINDMAQLFGEPEPPFEITGVLVYADAEVCDPLEEAAGSSFPCTSGKALYSEVLKRSPKVCESVKSEVKPSDFQVDSGKLRQPQMKHPMKTQPKSMKKPIQTEQNIPANCHESALSACCDFPQKSMLKGSFDQADARFGDSRNRQCGAISLTAVLRSKLKNVLTWSTQDLDSVLVAGTRLYESLRKQGNIKDRAVKGRNYIAVHELPRRHMLGNTTFSIEYTPSLTGFVNVNEYHEYDQAISAVAMPLDVALQQTLLSADAFLLTICANTSAVIKQGSWYAVVDSHAIRTDTSCVVYHSTIESLYNYINDMAQLFGEPEPPFEITGVLVHADAEVSDPLQEAGSSSLPCSSGKALYSDVLKRTPKVRESVKTEPKTPDCPVPVDEVADVRNPNLPTQTVSNVLPSKGKRLRKEKHIELSGKRVTKSHAETVVTDDLMITDVSVPDVFFSPLTHNDKQALCELIQMSSDNSDHNVINFGPISAPCQTKTIKPDGNCFFRSLAHVICGSEEKHLKVRRAVVKHLKMNTPLFERYVRSEYSSAEDYLTRSRMFYSGSWVTEIDIFVAADLFKTTIMTFNDGRWNAHKPNGEAFTQNAIYLKHCNRNHYEVVTCVKHRDRDSVCAGACGNVVSNEVSKPCLRKRKVSDAEECCPTKRHRDRYRNDSEYRQKQLKYEKAKYGNDPEYRQNKIEHAKAKYCDGAIYRGKKIEYAKTKYSV, from the exons ATGCCGCGACCAACCAAGAGGTCGACAATAGCCAAACGGCTATACGCACAGAGATGTGCAAGTACAGAGGCTGCACCGCTTCCTCTTAAAATAACTGAAGCAGAGTTTCCACCCCTTCCTCTTAAAAAAAGGGCAGAGGCTGCACGACCACCTCTTAAAACATACAAGGCCGAGGTAACGCCGCTTCCTCGTAAAAAAATGGCCGACTGCTCCGGCAGTTGTAATCCTGGCCCCACCCAGCAGGTTCCACCCCGTCCTGCAAAAACAAACGGGAAAGAGGCTGCGACGCTTCCTCTCAAAATAAGTCAAGCCAAGGTTATGCCCactccttgtaaaaaaaaaggcCGGTTTTGCCATCGTGTAGAAACCACCCCTCAACAGGTTCCACCCCTCCCTGTGGGTACAATTGGGGTAGAGGCAAAGACGCTCCCTCTTAAAACAAGTCGAGCCGAGGTTATGCCACATCCTCGTATAAAAAAAGGTCGGTTTTGCCATCGTGTAGAAACCAACCCTCAACAGGTTCCACCCCTCCCTGTGGGCGCGATTGGGGTAGAGGCAAATACGCTCCCTCTTAAAACAAGTAGAGCCGAGGTTATGCCACATCCTCGTAAAAAAATAGGCGGTTTTTGCCATTGTGTAGAAACCACCCCTCAACAGGTTCCACCCCTCCCTGTGAATCCAATTGGGGTAGAGGCTGCACCGCTTCCTCTTAAAACAAGTCAAGCCGAGGTTGTGTCACGTCCTCGTCCAAAAGTGACAGACAAAGAACGCCTATGTTCGATGTCGGAAATTTCCAACCAAACAAAACCCAGATATACCCTGCCTATTTCCGTTCATAAACCATCTATTCCTGTTCATAAACCATCTATTCCCGTTCATTCACCGTCTATTTCAAAGAGATTCCCATTGAACTCAAacgaaaacaaaagaaaaagctCAAAACAATGTTTCAACAGGTGTGACCAATCTGTCAAAAGTTCCAGACAATCTGCAGGAAGGTTTGTGATTCCAACCAAGTCGATGGATAATGATTTGAACACTTTAAATTTGAGTTTTGAATTTCCACAGAAATCCGTGCTGACAGGTTCTTTTGATCAAGCTGATGCCCGCTTTGGAGATTTGCGCAACAGGCAGTGTGGAGCCATCAGTCTGACGGCAGTTTTGAGAAGCAAGCTGAAGAATGTGCTGACGTGGTCGACACAAGATCTGGATGGTGTCTTGGTTGCAGGAACACACCTCTATGAGTCTCTGAGAAAACAGGGTAACATAAAAGACCGGGAAGTGAAGGGTAGGAATTACATTGCAGTCCATGAACTACCAAGGAGACACATGTTGGGTAATACTACATTTTCCATCGAGTACAGTCCATCTCTGACTGGTTTTGTTAATGTCAATGAGTACCATGCGTATGACAAAGCCATAAGCGGTGTAGCCATGCCACTTGATGTAGCTCTTCAGCAAGCTCTACTGAGTGCTGATGCTTTCTTGTTAACCGTTTGTGCCAACACATCTGCAGTTATTAAGCAGGGATCATGGTATGCAGTTGTTGACTCTCATGCTATCAAAACAGAGACGAGTTGTGTTACTTATCACAGATCCGTTGAGTCTCTGTACAACTATATTAATGACATGGCACAGTTATTTGGGGAACCTGAGCCACCATTTGAGATAACTGGAGTTTTGGTTTATGCAGACGCAGAAGTTTGTGATCCATTGGAAGAAGCCGCTGGCAGCAGTTTTCCATGCACTTCTGGTAAAGCCCTTTACAGCGAGGTCTTAAAACGCTCACCCAAGGTCTGTGAATCTGTAAAGAGTGAGGTAAAGCCATCTGATTTTCAAGTAGACTCTGGCAAACTCCGGCAACCCCAGATGAAGCACCCCATGAAAACCCAACCAAAATCCATGAAAAAACCTATCCAAACTGAACAAAACATTCCTGCAAATTGCCAtgaaagtgctttgagtgcttgTTGTGATTTTCCACAGAAATCCATGCTAAAAGGCTCTTTTGATCAAGCTGATGCCCGCTTTGGAGATTCACGCAACAGGCAGTGTGGAGCTATCAGTCTCACGGCAGTGTTGAGAAGCAAGCTGAAGAATGTGCTTACGTGGTCGACACAAGATCTGGACAGTGTCTTGGTTGCAGGAACACGCCTCTATGAATCTCTGAGAAAACAGGGTAACATAAAAGATCGGGCAGTGAAGGGTAGGAATTACATTGCAGTCCATGAACTACCGAGGAGACACATGTTGGGTAATACTACATTTTCCATTGAGTACACTCCGTCTCTGACTGGTTTTGTTAATGTCAATGAGTACCACGAGTATGACCAAGCCATAAGCGCTGTAGCCATGCCACTTGATGTAGCCCTTCAGCAAACTCTACTTAGTGCTGATGCTTTCTTGTTAACCATTTGTGCCAACACATCTGCAGTTATTAAGCAAGGGTCGTGGTATGCAGTCGTTGACTCTCATGCCATCAGGACAGACACAAGTTGTGTAGTCTATCACAGTACCATAGAGTCTCTGTACAACTATATCAATGACATGGCACAGTTGTTTGGGGAACCTGAGCCACCATTTGAGATAACTGGAGTTTTGGTTCATGCAGATGCAGAAGTGTCTGATCCGCTGCAAGAAGCAGGCAGCAGCAGTTTACCATGCTCTTCCGGTAAAGCCCTCTACAGTGACGTCTTAAAACGCACACCAAAGGTACGTGAATCTGTGAAGACTGAGCCAAAGACCCCTGATTGTCCGGTACCTGTGGATGAAGTTGCAGATGTGAGAAACCCTAACCTTCCAACGCAGACAGTCTCTAATGTGTTGCCAAGTAAAGGTAAAAGATTGAGGAAAGAAAAGCACATTGAGCTGTCAGGTAAACGGGTTACAAAATCACACGCTGAAACTGTTGTAACCGATGACCTGATGATCACTGATGTTTCAGTTCCAGatgtctttttttctcccttaacaCATAATGATAAGCAAGCTTTATGTGAGCTCATACAAATGTCCAGTGATAACAGTGACCATAATGTCATAAACTTTGGTCCCATTTCAGCTCCGTGTCAGACAAAGACCATTAAACCAGACGGCAACTGTTTTTTCAGATCGTTGGCACATGTGATATGTGGAAGTGAGGAGAAACACTTGAAGGTTCGCCGTGCAGTTGTGAAACATCTGAAGATGAATACTCCGCTGTTTGAGAGGTACGTGAGAAGTGAGTATTCTTCAGCAGAGGATTATCTGACACGATCTAGAATGTTTTATTCTGGCTCATGGGTAACAGAAATTGACATATTTGTTGCGGCTGATCTTTTCAAAACCACCATAATGACTTTTAATGACGGCCGATGGAATGCGCACAAACCTAATGGAGAGGCATTCACTCAGAATGCAATTTATCTGAAACACTGTAACCGTAATCATTATGAAGTTGTGACATGTGTTAAGCACAGGGATCGAGATTCTGTTTGTGCAGGAGCATGTGGAAATGTGGTCTCAAATGAGGTCAGCAAACCATGTCTGCGTAAGCGAAAGGTAAGTGATGCTGAAGAATGTTGTCCAACCAAAAGGCATCGGGACAGATATCGCAACGACAGCGAGTACAGACAAAAACAACTGAAGTACGAGAAGGCAAAGTATGGTAATGACCCTGAATACAGACAGAACAAAATTGAGCATGCCAAAGCTAAATATTGTGATGGTGCCatttacagggggaaaaaaattgaatatgccaaaacaaaatattctg TGTGA
- the LOC128011731 gene encoding uncharacterized protein LOC128011731 gives MKYHKDVNFRVLSIQKGCEKYARKKEQQDIAVAIGNFRQEISSGPEFVCCVCHRLLFRKQVVECRRQCYEDKGVKIAALGRRCITTRYVHVCDQKCEGSSAHSSGCKLWICLTCHRKILCGQLPEESVANNMHLVDVPNQLKCLNSLEQHLIARNIPFMKLLCLPRGKQHGCHGPVVCVPVNATDVSNILPRNECDDKMIRIKLKRKLTYKGHYEYKYVHTDRVRNALKYLIRFNKWFGDVEINQQWINSLNEPEENVDEMEQQDVVEKIDDENDLDEQQEEDLTYIKEQSGLLSDTSLQPVDIGSEVIDQHFQDVLNLAPAEGNSPVSLLSDRSNEAKCFPVLYPTGGPTFHDKREVKITLSRYLNARILNADGRFAQSTDFIFYAQYLSEIDQVVSNVSIALRKGSEKSLLTEVTSDVLTNPDSLSKILNFDEGYKFLRPIRGTPPYWQSTQKDLFALVRQLGIPTFFASFSSADLRWPEMISTIIKQEGKNVKADELDWSEKCGLIRRNPVTAARMFDHRWHCFLRNVIMSSAQPIGKIVDYFYRVEFQQRGSPHVHCLFWVENAPTLNEDNEENDGLVASFIDRYITCETPSEDETELFEIVNGVQKHSVRHSKTCRKKKTVCRFNFPRPPSSRTFITRGGSRDDLKSGDGKDTARTVLEKVKKALTASDMDYDSTDAFFESIGINQALFEKVYAQCSKKKSVVLKRSPKDVWVNQYNKHLLRAWQGNMDIQYVTDAYSVVVYIISYITKAEQEMGLLLQRAQNEAMNGNLEARSSLKMLGSVYLHNREVSAQEAVYRLTGMHLKECSRKVQFIPIGLNPVKMSLPLRVIKNKVDQSGEEASFWMTSLVDRYKNRPNTEEFETQCLASFCSENRILSKSEVSSQKKSSEDKVIKLNNDCGYMMKRTRTDPAVVRYPRFSPKKDPEKYFHSLLQLFLPHYEDCQLKPESFSTYEEFYNSGAVKCGRNVTQVKCIVDANRALFEKESDKIGRAQQLLEQGVDLEDAWAALCPETEKERHECLELRKSNTIPDEDDSECSIPDLVTNPRTPYSIETNQAGISREEALCLLRSLNAQQCAIFYKVRKWCLEKLLGENPEPFHLFVTGGAGTGKSHLIKAIYYESSRLLSQLSENPDDRSVILTASTGVASFQIGASTIHNTFSIGANVKLPYQPLSDDKINSLRAKLGGLQILIIDEVSMVDHHLLSYVHGRLRQIKQTGDYSIFGRVSLVCVGDFYQLPPVKGIPLYVDPKGVNLWDTNFEIAELTQVVRQQDASFAEMLNRLRVHKKNETLSPNDINMLKQRETGEECDAIHIFPTNAQVDEYNIQKLNERCPEAITIHARDFARNPETGRIERKVGFHAKVFNSCLDKCVSLGVGARVMLRKNVDVSDGLVNGACGTVVHISRKQRRDDDEDDDFPSAIHVEFDDPNVGKVQRSKLRQKYSPNSTVIEVEEDQVSNDGGLRRQFPLKLAWACTVHKVQGLTVDQAVVSLDKVFSPGQAYVALSRVRTLDGLIINNFKDSVIYCNEKIDSAMKNMPRLTLENYSFVKTPGVFTIALHNVQSLRAHVQDLQVHRQIMNADCIGLTETWLKVEDQVQIPGFVFKSNPRAKCYDNSTPLFTDLKQQRGGGVGLFCCESIHFNVRVPEPCNLECLYFAVPHLSLNAALLYRPNSYPLNLFRQNMLHVIDELEKQSGKKVIMGDFNEDILTSSTIGTLMELHGYSQHVQHPTTEKGTLIDHVYVKDADNVSVEIVQTYYSYHQAVLISLR, from the coding sequence ATGAAATATCATAAAGATGTGAACTTCCGTGTGCTTTCAATACAAAAAGGTTGTGAAAAGTATGCAAGAAAGAAGGAACAACAAGACATTGCTGTTGCTATTGGTAATTTTAGACAAGAAATTAGTAGTGGTCCAGAGTTTGTGTGCTGTGTCTGTCACCGTTTACTTTTCAGAAAGCAGGTTGTTGAATGTAGAAGACAATGCTATGAAGACAAAGGTGTAAAAATCGCTGCTTTGGGAAGAAGATGCATCACAACCAGGTATGTTCATGTCTGTGATCAAAAGTGTGAAGGATCTTCTGCTCATTCCTCAGGGTGCAAATTATGGATCTGTCTAACGTGTCATCGAAAAATCCTCTGTGGACAACTGCCCGAAGAGAGCGTTGCAAACAACATGCATTTGGTGGATGTTCCAAATCAACTGAAATGCCTCAACTCTTTGGAACAACATCTAATTGCACGTAACATTCCTTTTATGAAATTACTGTGCCTTCCTCGTGGTAAACAACATGGATGCCATGGCCCTGTAGTGTGCGTCCCGGTTAATGCCACAGATGTGTCCAATATCCTTCCACGAAATGAATGTGATGACAAGATGATAAGGATCAAACTGAAACGCAAGTTAACCTACAAAGGGCATTATGAGTACAAGTATGTACACACTGATCGTGTTCGAAATGCTCTGAAATATTTGATCCGGTTCAATAAGTGGTTTGGTGATGTGGAGATTAATCAACAGTGGATCAACTCTTTGAACGAACCAGAAGAAAATGTTGATGAAATGGAGCAACAAGACGTAGTTGAAAAGATTGATGATGAAAATGACCTTGATGAACAGCAAGAGGAAGACCTTACCTACATCAAAGAGCAAAGTGGTCTTTTGTCAGATACGTCATTGCAACCTGTGGACATCGGTTCAGAAGTAATTGATCAGCATTTCCAGGATGTATTAAATCTGGCACCTGCTGAAGGTAACAGTCCTGTTAGTTTGTTATCTGATAGGTCTAACGAAGCAAAATGTTTCCCTGTTCTATATCCAACTGGTGGTCCAACATTTCATGATAAGAGGGAGGTAAAAATAACATTGTCAAGATACTTGAATGCAAGAATCCTCAATGCGGATGGACGTTTTGCACAAAGCACAGACTTCATTTTCTATGCACAGTATCTGTCGGAGATTGATCAAGTTGTATCCAATGTTTCAATTGCTTTGCGCAAAGGATCTGAGAAGAGTTTGTTGACTGAAGTGACTTCAGATGTACTAACAAACCCAGACTCGTTATCTAAAATCTTGAATTTTGATGAAGGATACAAGTTTTTGAGACCAATCCGTGGAACACCTCCATATTGGCAGTCTACTCAAAAGGACCTTTTTGCACTTGTAAGACAGCTAGGTATTCCAACTTTCTTTGCATCCTTTAGTTCTGCGGATCTCAGATGGCCAGAAATGATTAGTACTATAATCAAACAGGAAGGGAAAAATGTGAAAGCAGATGAACTTGACTGGTCTGAAAAATGTGGATTGATTAGACGAAACCCAGTGACTGCTGCAAGAATGTTTGATCATAGATGgcattgttttctgagaaatgtaaTCATGTCTTCAGCTCAACCGATCGGGAAAATAGTAGATTACTTTTATCGCGTAGAGTTTCAACAGCGTGGATCTCCTCATGTTCACTGTCTGTTTTGGGTTGAAAATGCCCCAACGTTAAATGAAGACAATGAAGAAAACGATGGTTTGGTTGCTAGTTTCATTGATCGTTACATCACTTGTGAGACCCCAAGCGAGGATGAAACTGAACTGTTTGAGATTGTCAACGGTGTTCAGAAGCACAGTGTCAGACATTCAAAGACATGTCGTAAGAAAAAGACAgtttgcagatttaattttccacgaCCCCCATCAAGCCGTACCTTTATTACAAGAGGTGGTAGTCGAGACGATTTGAAAAGCGGTGACGGAAAAGATACTGCACGTACAGTtttagaaaaagtgaaaaaggctTTAACAGCTTCTGATATGGATTATGACTCAACTGATGCATTTTTTGAATCCATTGGTATTAACCaagctctctttgagaaagtgtATGCACAGTGTTCCAAAAAGAAATCCGTTGTCCTGAAAAGAAGTCCAAAAGACGTCTGGGTGAACCAgtataataaacatttactgcGTGCCTGGCAAGGCAACATGGATATCCAGTACGTCACTGATGCTTACTCTGTAGTGGTTTACATTATCAGTTACATCACAAAAGCAGAACAAGAAATGGGATTGTTGCTGCAACGTGCGCAAAACGAAGCCATGAATGGAAACCTTGAAGCGAGATCATCACTGAAGATGCTTGGTAGTGTATATCTTCACAACAGAGAAGTTTCTGCTCAAGAGGCTGTGTATCGTCTGACCGGTATGCACTTGAAGGAATGTTCTCGTAAAGTCCAGTTTATTCCAATTGGATTGAATCCTGTAAAGATGAGTTTGCCTCTTCGTGTCATCAAAAACAAAGTTGATCAGTCTGGTGAAGAAGCTAGCTTTTGGATGACTAGTCTGGTTGACCGATACAAGAATAGGCCAAACACGGAAGAGTTTGAGACCCAATGTCTTGCAAGTTTTTGCTCTGAAAACAGGATCTTGTCAAAATCGGAGGTTTCTTCACAAAAAAAGTCTTCTGAAGACAAGGTGATCAAGCTTAACAACGACTGTGGTTATATGATGAAGAGAACTCGAACTGACCCTGCTGTTGTTCGATATCCGAGATTTTCTCCCAAAAAAGATCCAGAAAAGTACTTTCATTCATTGTTGCAACTTTTCTTGCCACATTATGAAGATTGTCAGCTCAAGCCTGAGAGTTTTAGCACTTATGAGGAATTCTACAACAGTGGTGCTGTGAAATGTGGGAGAAATGTGACTCAAGTCAAATGTATTGTTGATGCTAATCGAGCACTCTTTGAAAAGGAAAGTGACAAAATTGGTCGAGCTCAACAGCTTTTGGAGCAAGGTGTTGATTTGGAAGATGCTTGGGCTGCGTTATGTCCTGAAACTGAAAAGGAACGTCACGAATGTTTAGAACTAAGGAAGAGTAATACAATTCCTGATGAAGATGATTCTGAGTGTTCTATTCCAGATCTTGTAACGAACCCTCGAACTCCATACAGTATTGAAACCAATCAGGCTGGAATTTCTAGAGAAGAAGCATTATGTTTACTGCGATCATTAAATGCACAACAATGTGCAATCTTTTACAAAGTACGGAAATGGTGTTTAGAGAAACTTCTTGGTGAAAACCCTGAACCATTTCACTTGTTTGTCACTGGTGGAGCAGGCACAGGCAAGAGTCATTTAATCAAAGCGATCTACTATGAATCCTCCAGACTTTTATCTCAGCTGTCCGAAAACCCTGATGATAGAAGTGTGATTTTAACTGCGTCAACCGGAGTGGCCAGTTTTCAAATTGGTGCTTCTACAATCCATAATACCTTTTCCATAGGTGCCAATGTCAAACTGCCATATCAGCCCCTAAGTGATGACAAAATCAATTCACTGCGTGCAAAACTGGGAGGTTTGCAGATTCTGATCATTGATGAGGTGTCTATGGTTGACCATCACCTTTTGTCTTATGTTCATGGTAGATTGAGACAAATTAAGCAAACTGGTGACTACTCAATTTTTGGAAGAGTCAGTTTGGTCTGTGTTGGTGATTTTTATCAGCTACCGCCAGTCAAGGGAATTCCCCTGTACGTTGATCCAAAAGGAGTGAATCTTTGGGATACCAACTTTGAAATTGCTGAACTAACACAAGTTGTCAGGCAACAAGATGCATCTTTTGCTGAAATGTTAAATCGTCTGAGAGTTCATAAAAAGAACGAAACTCTAAGCCCAAATGACATCAACATGTTGAAGCAACGTGAAACTGGTGAAGAATGCGATGCTATTCATATATTCCCTACAAATGCTCAGGTTGATGAGTACAATATACAGAAACTTAATGAGCGTTGTCCTGAGGCAATCACTATTCACGCTAGAGACTTTGCTAGAAATCCAGAAACTGGAAGAATAGAAAGGAAAGTTGGATTTCATGCAAAAGTTTTCAACTCTTGTTTGGACAAATGTGTTTCCTTGGGTGTTGGTGCCAGAGTAATGCTTAGGAAAAATGTTGATGTTTCTGATGGACTTGTCAATGGAGCCTGTGGCACAGTTGTCCACATAAGCAGAAAACAAAGacgtgatgatgatgaagatgatgacttCCCATCAGCTATCCATGTTGAATTTGATGATCCAAATGTTGGTAAAGTTCAGAGATCGAAGCTGCGACAGAAATATTCTCCAAATTCAACTGTTATTGAAGTGGAAGAAGATCAAGTCTCAAACGATGGTGGTTTAAGACGTCAGTTTCCACTTAAATTGGCATGGGCATGCACCGTTCATAAAGTGCAAGGACTCACAGTAGATCAAGCGGTCGTCTCACTTGACAAGGTATTTTCTCCGGGACAAGCATATGTTGCACTGAGTCGTGTGAGAACCCTCGATGgactaataattaataacttcAAAGACTCTGTCATATATTGTAATGAGAAAATTGACTCCGCTATGAAAAACATGCCCCGACTTACTTTAGAAAATTACAGTTTTGTAAAGACACCTGGCGTGTTTACAATTGCTCTTCATAATGTACAAAGTCTTCGAGCTCATGTTCAAGATCTTCAAGTTCACAGACAGATAATGAATGCAGATTGCATCGGTTTAACTGAAACGTGGCTAAAAGTTGAAGACCAAGTACAGATTCCAGGATTTGTTTTTAAGAGCAATCCAAGAGCTAAATGTTATGACAACAGTACTCCACTTTTcactgatttaaaacaacaaagagGAGGTGGAGTTGGACTATTCTGTTGTGAAAGCATTCATTTTAATGTCAGGGTTCCAGAACCTTGTAACTTGGAATGTCTATACTTTGCAGTTCCACATCTAAGTTTGAATGCTGCTTTGCTGTACAGACCTAATTCATATCCACTTAATCTGTTTCGACAAAATATGTTGCATGTTATTGATGAGCTGGAGAAACAGTCAGGAAAGAAAGTGATTATGGGAGACTTCAATGAGGACATCTTGACATCATCTACAATTGGTACACTAATGGAACTACATGGATACAGTCAACATGTGCAACACCCTACCACTGAAAAAGGTACACTGATAGACCATGTCTATGTTAAAGATGCAGATAATGTCTCTGTTGAAATTGTGCAAACGTATTACAGTTACCACCAAGCAGTCCTTATTTCACTGAGGTAA